In Methylobacterium aquaticum, the following are encoded in one genomic region:
- the copM gene encoding CopM family metallochaperone has protein sequence MRGAPTAILIATLMAGGLAGGGMMMMRTGHAESAPGGFDALMAQSMTRMHADMAVPPSGDPDRDFAAMMIPHHQGAIDMAKAELAYGRDPVLRRLAQGIIVEQAQEIEVMRRALAERPPAAPTTPKAPAPHHH, from the coding sequence ATGCGCGGCGCACCGACGGCGATCCTGATCGCCACCCTGATGGCCGGCGGCCTGGCGGGCGGCGGCATGATGATGATGCGGACCGGACACGCCGAGAGCGCCCCGGGCGGCTTCGACGCGCTGATGGCCCAGTCGATGACCCGGATGCACGCCGACATGGCGGTGCCGCCCTCCGGCGATCCGGACCGGGACTTCGCCGCCATGATGATCCCGCACCACCAGGGCGCGATCGACATGGCGAAGGCCGAACTCGCCTACGGGCGCGACCCCGTCCTGCGCCGGCTCGCCCAGGGCATCATCGTCGAGCAGGCCCAGGAGATCGAGGTCATGCGGCGCGCGCTCGCCGAGCGCCCGCCCGCCGCTCCCACCACGCCGAAAGCTCCGGCCCCGCACCATCATTGA
- a CDS encoding c-type cytochrome — protein MVTSRTAFLLAALALASAPTFAAEAAEPMRFTSQQVELPTSDRFFPEGPGAEAANNNCLACHSAGMVLTQPKLSKAQWTETVNKMVHVYKAPIDEADVKAIVDYLAAMKPQP, from the coding sequence ATGGTCACATCCCGCACCGCGTTCTTGCTCGCCGCGCTCGCGCTGGCCTCCGCCCCGACATTCGCCGCCGAGGCGGCCGAGCCGATGCGCTTCACCTCGCAGCAGGTCGAGCTGCCCACCTCCGACCGCTTCTTCCCGGAGGGCCCCGGGGCGGAGGCCGCCAACAACAACTGCCTTGCCTGCCATTCGGCCGGGATGGTGCTGACCCAGCCGAAGCTGTCGAAGGCGCAGTGGACCGAGACCGTCAACAAGATGGTCCACGTCTACAAGGCCCCGATCGACGAGGCCGACGTGAAGGCCATCGTCGACTACCTCGCGGCGATGAAGCCGCAGCCCTGA
- a CDS encoding voltage-gated chloride channel family protein, whose amino-acid sequence MRASVRNLLSQLDIVAFLRLRRTHALSVARWLIALVPMAAAVGTLCAAFLWSLDAATAARFAQPWLLFGLPLGGLAVGLLYHRLGRSVEGGNNLIVEQIHEPGGGVPLRMAPLILLGTVVTHLFGGSAGREGTAVQLGGSLASACVRLFRLDAQSARIMLMAGIAAGFGAVFGTPLAGAIFALEVLAIGRVEYAALVPCLIAAVVGDWTCRLWGIHHGLFRIGDLAEGAQGAGPLLLAKVAFAGVAFGLAGLLFAEVNHRLGGWCKRFITYAPLRPVAGGLAVITLVSVCGTRDYLGLGVWSPDPHALTIASFFGPDVHPWSWALKILFTTVTLATGFKGGEVTPLFFIGAALGNALAGLLGAPVDLMAGLGFVAVFAGAANTPLACTLMGIELFGTPHAVPIAIACFVAYLCSGHSGIYLSQRIAVPKVATEDASLLGATLRQARTVRTARHRTVTD is encoded by the coding sequence ATGCGCGCTTCGGTCCGGAATCTCCTCTCCCAGCTCGACATCGTCGCCTTCCTGCGCCTGAGGCGGACCCACGCCTTGTCGGTCGCGCGCTGGCTGATCGCCCTCGTGCCAATGGCAGCGGCGGTTGGGACACTCTGCGCCGCCTTCCTGTGGAGCCTCGACGCTGCGACCGCCGCGCGGTTCGCCCAGCCCTGGCTGTTGTTCGGGCTGCCCCTCGGGGGCCTCGCCGTCGGCCTGCTCTACCACCGGCTCGGCCGGTCGGTTGAAGGCGGCAACAACCTCATCGTCGAGCAGATCCACGAGCCCGGCGGCGGCGTACCGCTGCGCATGGCTCCGCTCATCCTCCTCGGCACCGTCGTCACGCATCTGTTCGGCGGCTCGGCCGGGCGCGAGGGCACGGCCGTCCAGCTCGGCGGCTCGCTGGCGAGCGCATGCGTCAGGCTGTTTCGCCTTGATGCCCAGAGCGCCCGGATCATGCTCATGGCCGGCATCGCGGCCGGGTTCGGGGCCGTGTTCGGAACCCCGCTGGCCGGTGCGATCTTCGCCCTGGAGGTGCTGGCGATCGGTCGCGTCGAGTATGCGGCCCTCGTCCCCTGCCTGATCGCGGCCGTCGTGGGTGACTGGACCTGCCGTCTCTGGGGCATCCACCACGGCCTCTTCCGCATCGGCGACTTGGCGGAAGGGGCGCAGGGGGCTGGGCCGCTTCTGCTCGCCAAGGTGGCCTTCGCTGGCGTCGCCTTCGGGCTTGCCGGCCTGCTCTTCGCCGAGGTGAATCACCGGCTCGGCGGCTGGTGCAAGCGGTTCATCACCTACGCCCCGCTGCGGCCGGTCGCCGGCGGGCTCGCCGTCATCACCCTGGTCTCCGTGTGCGGCACCCGCGACTATCTCGGGCTCGGCGTATGGTCGCCCGATCCGCACGCCCTAACCATCGCGAGCTTCTTCGGGCCGGACGTGCATCCCTGGAGCTGGGCGCTCAAGATCCTGTTCACCACCGTGACCCTCGCCACGGGCTTCAAGGGCGGCGAGGTCACGCCGCTGTTCTTCATCGGGGCGGCCCTCGGTAATGCGCTCGCGGGACTTCTGGGTGCGCCCGTCGATCTGATGGCCGGCCTCGGCTTTGTCGCCGTCTTCGCGGGGGCTGCCAACACTCCGCTCGCCTGCACCCTGATGGGCATCGAGCTGTTCGGCACTCCCCACGCCGTCCCGATCGCGATCGCCTGCTTCGTGGCCTATCTCTGCTCCGGGCACAGCGGCATCTACCTGTCGCAGCGCATCGCCGTCCCGAAGGTCGCCACCGAGGATGCGTCGCTCCTTGGCGCCACCCTGCGGCAGGCCCGCACGGTCCGGACCGCCCGCCATCGCACAGTCACGGACTGA
- a CDS encoding SGNH/GDSL hydrolase family protein, translated as MQNGLLRILGAAACALFLGSAARAEPTGKTYLALGDSLAYGLQVGKLKEQIAAGTVRPGSFDTGYAMVLASYLRERAHDLTLVDLGCPGESTTSFVDGPCGFATTGKPFGTTPLPLHVPYAGAQLSAATAYLAAHPGAVGLITLDIGINDLRAVQVGCPEGHGFKDCVAAGLPPALERTATNLRRILSALRAAAPKARILVGTYYNWLAVTDPDTDRFVEALNRTIAAAVTEAGAGLVDVFPAFNRTGEARARLCDLTLYCTPARDLHPSDAGYRVIGDLFAKALGEPGKP; from the coding sequence GTGCAGAACGGGCTCTTGCGGATTCTGGGAGCTGCCGCCTGCGCGCTGTTCCTCGGCTCTGCGGCGCGGGCGGAGCCGACCGGCAAAACCTACCTAGCGTTGGGCGACTCCCTCGCCTACGGCCTGCAGGTCGGCAAGCTCAAGGAGCAGATCGCGGCAGGCACCGTCCGGCCTGGGAGCTTCGACACCGGCTACGCCATGGTGCTGGCCTCGTATCTGCGCGAGCGGGCCCATGACCTGACGCTGGTCGACCTCGGATGCCCCGGCGAATCTACGACCTCGTTCGTCGACGGGCCGTGCGGTTTCGCGACGACCGGCAAGCCGTTCGGCACCACGCCGCTGCCGCTGCACGTGCCCTATGCCGGCGCGCAGCTCTCGGCGGCGACGGCCTACCTCGCCGCCCATCCGGGCGCGGTCGGTCTGATCACCCTCGATATCGGCATCAACGACCTTAGGGCCGTGCAGGTCGGCTGCCCGGAGGGGCACGGGTTCAAGGACTGCGTCGCAGCTGGCTTACCGCCCGCCCTGGAGCGCACAGCGACCAACCTGCGGCGCATCCTGTCCGCCCTGCGCGCGGCGGCGCCCAAGGCGCGTATTCTGGTCGGCACCTACTACAACTGGCTCGCCGTCACCGATCCCGACACCGACCGCTTCGTCGAGGCCCTGAACCGCACGATCGCTGCAGCGGTCACGGAGGCGGGCGCCGGTCTCGTGGACGTCTTCCCAGCCTTCAACCGCACCGGCGAGGCTCGCGCACGGCTCTGTGACCTGACGCTGTACTGCACGCCGGCCCGCGACCTCCACCCGTCGGATGCGGGCTACCGGGTGATCGGCGACCTGTTCGCCAAGGCTCTCGGCGAGCCCGGCAAGCCGTGA
- a CDS encoding LysR family transcriptional regulator, translating to MTLDQLRIFVAVAERQHVTRAAEALNLVQSAVSAAIATLEGRHAVKLFHRVGRGIELTEAGRLFLAEARAVLARAEAAEQVLADLSGLRRGTLAIRASQTIAGHWLPRHLVAFRAAYPDIVLRLGIGNTAQAAEAVRSGVAELGFVEGAVEDDGLASLPVAEDRLVLVVRPGHELAGCSQPAPSDLAAASWVLREPGSGTRSALESAVAAAGLAPDALTVALELPSNEAVLAAVAAGAGASVLSEAVVAPSLRTGTLVAVPLGLPARIFRVLRHKERYRSRAADALLDLIRAASTEDGAP from the coding sequence GTGACCCTCGACCAGCTGCGCATCTTCGTGGCGGTGGCCGAGCGCCAGCACGTCACCCGGGCCGCCGAGGCGCTCAACCTCGTCCAGTCGGCGGTCAGCGCGGCCATCGCCACCCTGGAGGGCCGGCACGCCGTCAAGCTGTTCCACCGGGTCGGGCGGGGCATCGAACTGACCGAGGCCGGCCGCCTGTTCCTCGCAGAGGCGCGCGCGGTGCTCGCCCGCGCCGAGGCGGCCGAGCAGGTGCTCGCCGACCTGAGCGGCCTGCGCCGCGGCACCCTCGCCATCCGCGCGAGCCAGACCATCGCCGGTCATTGGCTGCCCCGCCACCTCGTCGCGTTCCGGGCAGCCTATCCGGACATCGTCCTGCGGCTCGGCATCGGCAATACCGCGCAGGCCGCCGAAGCGGTTCGCTCGGGAGTGGCGGAGCTCGGCTTCGTGGAGGGCGCCGTCGAGGATGACGGCCTCGCGAGCCTTCCGGTCGCGGAGGATCGGCTCGTCCTCGTGGTCCGGCCCGGGCACGAACTGGCCGGCTGCTCCCAACCGGCTCCGTCGGATCTCGCCGCGGCGTCCTGGGTGCTGCGCGAGCCCGGATCCGGGACGCGCTCGGCCCTCGAATCTGCCGTCGCGGCCGCCGGCCTCGCGCCCGATGCGCTCACCGTGGCGCTGGAACTGCCCTCGAACGAGGCGGTGCTCGCCGCCGTCGCGGCGGGGGCCGGCGCGAGCGTCCTGTCGGAGGCGGTGGTCGCCCCCTCCCTGCGGACCGGGACGCTCGTCGCCGTGCCTCTCGGTCTGCCGGCGCGCATCTTCCGGGTCCTGCGCCACAAGGAGCGATACCGCAGCCGGGCCGCGGACGCCCTGCTCGACCTGATCCGAGCCGCCTCGACGGAGGACGGCGCGCCCTGA
- a CDS encoding molybdopterin-dependent oxidoreductase, with amino-acid sequence MSSLAERKARLIVHGEAPYNAEPPLARLRASYRTAADDFYVRSHGDLPEIDADGYRLRLDGAIPTALELSLDDMRSRYAEATVTATMQCAGNRRADMRAVAPVSGDPWDGGAIGTADWTGIHLGDVLREAGIAEGADLHVAFESHDLVEGRPYGASIPLAKALAPETLLAFAVNGAPLLPEHGFPLRVVVPGFAGVRSPKWLKRITVQDHPSDNPIQAEDYKLFPPDVTAETADPARGHTINTMPLNAAICEPARGARLAAGANTIRGYAVSGDRTVVRVDVSGNGGRTWAQAALEHDARARFAWTFWTIDLDLPPGEHELAVRAWDEAGQTQPALPDDTWNYKGYLSAAWHRVRVTVA; translated from the coding sequence ATGTCGAGCTTGGCCGAGCGCAAGGCGCGCCTGATCGTCCACGGGGAGGCGCCGTACAATGCCGAGCCGCCCCTCGCGCGGCTGCGTGCGTCCTACCGCACGGCAGCCGACGACTTCTACGTGCGCTCGCACGGCGACCTGCCGGAGATCGATGCGGACGGCTACCGCCTCCGCCTCGACGGCGCGATCCCGACGGCGCTAGAACTGTCGCTGGACGACATGCGCTCGCGCTATGCCGAGGCCACCGTGACGGCGACGATGCAGTGCGCGGGCAACCGCCGCGCGGACATGCGGGCGGTGGCGCCGGTCTCCGGCGACCCGTGGGACGGCGGCGCGATCGGCACGGCCGACTGGACCGGAATCCACTTGGGCGACGTGCTGCGCGAGGCCGGGATCGCCGAGGGTGCGGACCTGCACGTCGCCTTCGAGAGCCACGACCTCGTCGAGGGCCGGCCCTACGGAGCCTCGATCCCGCTGGCCAAGGCGCTCGCGCCCGAGACCCTGCTGGCCTTCGCGGTGAACGGCGCGCCGCTGCTGCCGGAGCACGGCTTCCCGCTGCGCGTCGTCGTGCCGGGCTTCGCCGGGGTGCGCAGCCCGAAATGGCTGAAGCGCATCACGGTGCAGGACCACCCGTCGGACAACCCGATCCAGGCCGAGGACTACAAGCTGTTCCCGCCCGACGTGACGGCGGAGACGGCCGACCCCGCCCGGGGTCACACCATCAACACGATGCCGCTGAACGCGGCGATCTGCGAGCCGGCACGCGGGGCACGGCTAGCGGCCGGGGCGAACACAATCCGCGGCTACGCGGTGTCGGGCGACCGCACCGTCGTCCGCGTCGACGTCTCCGGCAATGGCGGGCGGACCTGGGCGCAGGCGGCGCTCGAGCATGATGCGCGGGCCCGCTTCGCCTGGACGTTCTGGACGATCGACCTCGATCTCCCCCCGGGCGAGCATGAACTGGCGGTGCGCGCCTGGGACGAGGCCGGGCAGACCCAGCCTGCGCTGCCGGACGACACCTGGAACTACAAGGGCTACCTCAGCGCCGCGTGGCACCGCGTGCGGGTCACGGTGGCTTGA
- a CDS encoding sigma-70 family RNA polymerase sigma factor, with protein MDDLAALIEPQIPALRRYAVALLREREAADDLVQDALERAIRAWPQRRRDGDLRAWLFAILRNRYLEGVRGRRGVEVGSELLDDVVDASADPGAALGVRDVLDGLAGLPEDQRSVLLLVAVEDMSYAEAAAVLAVPVGTVMSRLSRARGRMRAFLDHAPTVVTGHLRRVK; from the coding sequence TTGGACGACCTCGCCGCCCTGATCGAGCCGCAGATCCCGGCGTTGCGGCGCTACGCCGTCGCGCTCCTGCGCGAGCGCGAGGCGGCCGACGACCTCGTCCAGGACGCCCTCGAACGCGCGATCCGGGCCTGGCCGCAGCGCCGCCGGGACGGCGACCTGCGCGCCTGGCTGTTCGCGATCCTGCGCAACCGCTACCTCGAAGGGGTGCGCGGTCGCCGCGGCGTCGAGGTCGGCTCGGAGCTGCTCGACGACGTCGTGGACGCCTCCGCCGATCCCGGGGCCGCCCTCGGCGTGCGGGACGTGCTCGACGGGCTCGCCGGCCTGCCCGAGGATCAACGCTCGGTCCTGCTCCTCGTCGCGGTCGAGGACATGTCCTATGCCGAGGCCGCCGCGGTGCTCGCCGTGCCGGTCGGCACGGTGATGTCGCGCCTGAGCCGGGCGCGGGGCCGGATGCGCGCCTTCCTGGACCACGCACCGACCGTCGTCACCGGACACCTGCGGAGAGTGAAATGA
- a CDS encoding DUF190 domain-containing protein: MPEAHPMIPAEIGMLRIYVRRADRAAPRERRPFWRPRPGRNPLYWELILRAKTAGLMNAVAHPAQYGYSDHGPVREDGVEVSDPQLTVCVELIGRRAQLEQFCRQQGDLLADKIVVYKHLERWCVGPNGITPADVPQQREASRP; encoded by the coding sequence ATGCCCGAGGCCCACCCCATGATCCCGGCCGAGATCGGCATGCTGCGCATCTACGTCAGACGAGCGGACAGGGCCGCACCACGCGAGCGGCGCCCGTTCTGGCGCCCTCGACCGGGACGAAACCCCCTCTACTGGGAACTGATCCTGCGGGCCAAGACCGCAGGCCTGATGAACGCGGTCGCCCACCCGGCTCAGTACGGATACAGCGACCACGGGCCGGTGCGGGAAGACGGCGTGGAGGTGTCCGATCCCCAGCTGACGGTCTGCGTGGAGCTGATTGGCCGGCGCGCCCAACTCGAACAATTCTGCCGTCAGCAGGGCGACCTGCTGGCTGACAAGATCGTCGTCTACAAGCATTTAGAACGCTGGTGCGTCGGACCTAACGGGATCACGCCGGCCGACGTTCCTCAGCAAAGGGAGGCGTCCAGGCCTTGA
- a CDS encoding anti-sigma factor family protein, translating into MTASDPRPVGEDDLHALVDGRLDPGRRATVEAWLAEHPDAAARVAADGQVRARLRARLAPIADEPIPARLRVAHLARPRPARSIRWLPGAAAAMVCLALGGAVGWLGRGAVPPAAAPVEPMTQAAVSAFRTYVVEAVHPVEVRADGTPHLEQWLSRRVGRPVRAPDLQAQGFRLMGGRLLPAGDEPAAMLMYDDDRGTRLTLYSRTGAAGGRGVFRYAREGDVAAFSWIDTGMAYVVTARTDEARLLRVAEAVDAQASGRGSGLQ; encoded by the coding sequence ATGACCGCGTCCGACCCCCGGCCCGTCGGCGAGGACGACCTGCACGCCCTCGTGGACGGCCGGCTCGATCCCGGCCGCCGCGCCACCGTCGAGGCCTGGCTCGCCGAGCACCCGGACGCGGCGGCTCGGGTCGCCGCCGACGGGCAGGTCCGCGCCCGCCTGCGGGCCCGCCTCGCCCCGATCGCCGACGAGCCGATCCCGGCCCGGCTGCGCGTCGCCCACCTGGCGCGCCCGCGTCCCGCCCGGAGCATCCGCTGGCTGCCGGGCGCCGCGGCGGCGATGGTGTGCCTCGCCCTGGGCGGGGCGGTGGGTTGGTTGGGGCGCGGGGCGGTGCCGCCCGCAGCGGCGCCGGTCGAGCCGATGACGCAGGCGGCGGTCTCGGCCTTCCGCACCTACGTGGTCGAGGCCGTCCACCCGGTCGAGGTCCGCGCCGACGGGACGCCGCATCTGGAGCAGTGGCTCTCGCGGCGCGTCGGCCGGCCGGTCAGGGCGCCGGATTTGCAGGCCCAAGGCTTCCGCCTGATGGGCGGGCGCCTGCTGCCGGCCGGCGACGAGCCGGCGGCGATGCTGATGTACGACGACGACCGCGGCACCCGCCTGACGCTCTACAGCCGCACCGGCGCGGCCGGGGGACGCGGCGTCTTCCGCTACGCCCGCGAGGGCGACGTCGCCGCCTTCTCGTGGATCGATACCGGCATGGCCTACGTGGTGACCGCGCGCACGGACGAAGCGCGGCTGCTGCGGGTCGCCGAGGCGGTCGACGCTCAAGCGAGCGGACGGGGAAGCGGGCTGCAGTAA
- a CDS encoding YncE family protein, producing MRHLVQAALVLALLGRTALAGQAPGPASAPDVPVGPRDRFYTSDQFSNTVSVIDPAANTLLGVIRLGDTTPANLSPLYRGQLLVHGMGFSPDRKTLLAVSIGSNSVSFIDTATNTVRHTTYVGRSPHEAFFTPDGREVWVSVRGEDYVAILDAATGKETGRITVPNGPGMTIFSPDGRYGYVCSSFSPETVAIEVKSRQIVGRIKQESPFCPDIAATPDGRQVWFTLKDVGRVQVFEAAPPFKALKTIETGPITNHVNIARTRAGQFAYVTVGGLNQVKVFRTDDFSQVATIPTGALPHGLWPSGDGSRVYVGLENADAVAVIDTGTNAVTATIPIGQGPQGVAYLPAAVPESAGAPNLQPLGAAGQSSRLTLDGPDGKPATQVTLFDQGVLQTLQAAVTGLTPKSPYLLALSADPKGAGPLEPLAAFMTNPAGAAIVNAVGPIRQVTQNPNAAARRILVIVEGKPGETGATVQVQAVQ from the coding sequence ATGCGACACCTCGTTCAGGCGGCCCTCGTGCTCGCCCTTCTCGGCAGAACCGCGCTCGCGGGCCAGGCGCCTGGCCCCGCCTCGGCGCCCGACGTGCCGGTCGGCCCCCGCGACCGCTTCTATACCTCGGACCAGTTCTCCAACACGGTCTCGGTGATCGACCCCGCCGCCAACACGCTCCTCGGCGTCATCCGCCTCGGCGACACTACGCCCGCGAACCTGAGCCCGCTCTACCGCGGCCAGCTCCTCGTCCACGGCATGGGCTTCTCGCCCGACCGCAAGACCCTGCTGGCGGTCTCGATCGGCTCGAACTCGGTCAGCTTCATCGACACCGCCACCAATACCGTGCGGCACACGACCTATGTCGGCCGCTCGCCGCACGAGGCGTTCTTCACGCCGGACGGGCGCGAGGTCTGGGTCAGCGTGCGCGGCGAGGATTACGTGGCGATCCTCGACGCGGCGACGGGCAAGGAGACGGGCCGGATTACAGTGCCGAACGGGCCCGGCATGACGATCTTCTCGCCCGACGGCCGGTACGGCTACGTCTGCTCCAGCTTCAGCCCCGAGACGGTCGCGATCGAGGTCAAGAGCCGGCAGATCGTCGGGCGGATCAAGCAGGAGAGCCCGTTCTGCCCCGACATCGCGGCGACGCCCGACGGCCGCCAGGTCTGGTTCACCCTGAAGGATGTCGGCCGGGTCCAGGTCTTCGAGGCCGCGCCGCCGTTCAAGGCGCTCAAGACCATCGAGACGGGGCCGATCACTAACCACGTTAACATCGCCCGCACCAGGGCCGGCCAGTTCGCCTACGTGACGGTCGGCGGGCTCAACCAGGTCAAGGTGTTCCGCACCGACGACTTCTCGCAGGTCGCGACGATCCCGACCGGCGCGCTCCCGCACGGCCTCTGGCCCTCGGGCGACGGGTCGCGGGTCTATGTCGGCCTTGAGAATGCCGATGCGGTCGCGGTGATCGACACCGGCACCAACGCCGTCACCGCAACGATCCCGATCGGCCAGGGCCCGCAAGGCGTGGCCTACCTGCCCGCGGCGGTCCCGGAGAGCGCGGGCGCCCCGAACCTGCAGCCCCTCGGCGCGGCCGGCCAGTCGAGCCGGCTGACCCTCGACGGGCCGGACGGCAAGCCGGCGACGCAGGTGACGCTGTTCGACCAGGGCGTGCTGCAGACGCTGCAGGCCGCGGTCACCGGGCTGACGCCGAAGAGCCCCTACCTGCTCGCTCTCTCCGCAGACCCGAAGGGCGCCGGGCCGCTGGAGCCGCTCGCCGCCTTCATGACGAACCCTGCGGGCGCCGCCATCGTCAACGCGGTCGGACCGATCCGCCAGGTGACGCAGAACCCGAACGCGGCGGCGCGGCGCATCCTCGTGATCGTCGAGGGCAAGCCCGGCGAGACCGGCGCGACGGTCCAGGTCCAGGCCGTGCAGTAA
- a CDS encoding EamA family transporter yields the protein MVSWQFWALLSAAFAALMAIFAKIGIEAVNSDFATLIRTIVIVGVLGSILLVTGQWQPLGSISRKTYLFLVLSGLATGGSWLCYFRALKLGDAARVAPLGKLSVVLVAVFGVMFLGERLAAPNWLGIALIAAGAVLVAYRA from the coding sequence ATGGTGTCGTGGCAGTTCTGGGCGCTACTCTCCGCCGCCTTCGCGGCCCTGATGGCGATCTTTGCCAAGATCGGTATTGAGGCGGTCAACTCCGACTTCGCCACGCTCATCCGCACAATCGTGATCGTCGGTGTCTTGGGAAGCATCCTGCTCGTCACCGGCCAATGGCAGCCGCTCGGGTCGATCTCGCGCAAGACCTACCTGTTCCTCGTTCTGTCTGGGCTCGCCACCGGCGGCTCGTGGCTCTGCTACTTCCGGGCTCTCAAGCTCGGCGATGCGGCCCGCGTCGCGCCCCTGGGCAAGCTGAGCGTCGTGCTGGTCGCGGTGTTCGGCGTCATGTTCCTGGGCGAGCGGCTGGCCGCTCCGAACTGGCTCGGCATCGCTCTCATCGCCGCCGGGGCCGTACTGGTCGCCTACCGGGCGTGA
- a CDS encoding methyl-accepting chemotaxis protein: MTIKLRLVALLTGLGLLLLATATLGNLALHWSHQSLKTVIEDRVVCLRQFSIIRDAYDDMIDVSRMLRGRQIGPDKAKDRIESDLSNLQTQWSAYLATYLTPEEKSLADDLQGRINRNGAIMSEILKRLAAGGTPEFETTHADLLKGTQATNATLGKLTALQVREAEVEYQRSQAIAGQSRVGLVAALVLAMLSIAYGVYVIIRQITHPLGGLVTVLQRMARGEIDAEIKEAARGDEIGAVGKAVEGIKAMVARKAAEEAEIKRRADEAASSARKRTMIELADGFERAVGNIVGMVSSSATELQVTAQQMTAIATETASQSTTVAAAAEEAAANVNTVAAATEELSSSVQEIARQVSGSARLAQSAVSEADQTTHLVQALQATSTRIGDMVGLISTIAGQTNLLALNATIEAARAGAAGRGFAVVASEVKALAGQTARATEEIGRQIGEVQGVTAQAVTAIGGITGRISEIDSVATSLAAAVEQQGAATQEIVRNVAQASAGTSEVTGNIAGVAQASEETGAAATQVLSAASELSRQSEQLGAEVARFLATVRAA, translated from the coding sequence ATGACGATTAAGCTGCGACTTGTCGCACTGCTGACCGGCCTGGGCCTACTACTCCTGGCGACAGCCACATTGGGCAACTTGGCGCTCCATTGGAGCCACCAGAGCCTCAAAACAGTCATTGAAGACCGCGTTGTTTGCCTCCGGCAGTTCAGCATCATCCGAGATGCCTACGACGACATGATCGATGTCTCGCGTATGTTGCGCGGCAGGCAGATAGGACCAGACAAAGCCAAGGATAGGATCGAGAGTGACCTTTCCAACCTGCAGACACAATGGTCGGCATACCTAGCGACCTATCTGACCCCGGAGGAGAAAAGCCTCGCCGATGATCTGCAGGGAAGGATCAATCGGAACGGAGCTATCATGTCCGAAATCCTCAAGCGCCTCGCAGCCGGAGGTACGCCGGAATTCGAGACGACGCATGCCGACCTGCTGAAGGGCACGCAGGCCACCAACGCAACCCTCGGCAAGCTGACCGCACTGCAGGTCCGTGAGGCGGAGGTGGAATATCAACGCTCCCAGGCCATCGCAGGCCAGTCGCGCGTGGGGCTGGTGGCCGCACTCGTTCTTGCCATGCTCAGCATTGCCTACGGCGTCTATGTGATCATCCGGCAGATCACTCACCCACTCGGCGGTCTCGTAACGGTGCTCCAGCGCATGGCCCGCGGCGAGATCGACGCTGAGATCAAGGAAGCCGCTCGCGGCGACGAGATTGGCGCGGTCGGTAAGGCGGTCGAGGGCATCAAGGCTATGGTCGCCCGCAAGGCCGCCGAGGAGGCCGAAATCAAGCGCCGGGCCGATGAGGCCGCGTCCTCCGCGCGCAAGCGCACGATGATCGAACTAGCTGATGGCTTCGAGCGCGCAGTCGGCAACATCGTCGGAATGGTGTCGTCGTCGGCTACTGAGCTCCAGGTTACCGCCCAGCAGATGACCGCCATCGCTACCGAGACGGCGTCGCAGTCCACCACTGTGGCCGCAGCCGCCGAAGAGGCCGCCGCGAACGTCAACACCGTCGCTGCAGCTACCGAGGAGTTGAGTTCCTCGGTGCAGGAGATCGCCCGGCAGGTCTCCGGCTCGGCCCGGCTTGCCCAGTCGGCGGTTAGCGAGGCTGATCAGACCACGCATCTGGTCCAGGCGCTGCAGGCTACCTCTACACGGATCGGTGACATGGTCGGTCTAATCTCCACCATCGCCGGGCAGACCAACCTCCTGGCGCTCAACGCCACCATCGAGGCTGCCCGCGCTGGAGCGGCAGGGCGCGGCTTTGCGGTGGTGGCGAGCGAGGTCAAGGCACTAGCCGGGCAGACTGCCCGGGCGACCGAGGAGATCGGCCGCCAGATCGGTGAGGTGCAGGGCGTCACCGCCCAGGCCGTGACGGCAATCGGCGGCATCACCGGGCGGATTAGCGAGATCGACAGCGTGGCGACCTCGCTGGCCGCAGCGGTCGAGCAGCAGGGCGCGGCGACGCAGGAGATCGTGCGCAACGTCGCTCAGGCCTCGGCCGGCACCAGCGAGGTGACTGGCAACATCGCTGGCGTGGCGCAGGCCTCGGAAGAGACGGGAGCGGCGGCGACACAGGTCCTATCGGCCGCCTCCGAGCTATCGCGCCAGTCTGAGCAGCTTGGCGCGGAGGTCGCTCGCTTCCTCGCCACAGTTAGGGCCGCTTGA